One genomic segment of Candidatus Fukatsuia endosymbiont of Tuberolachnus salignus includes these proteins:
- a CDS encoding putative holin, giving the protein MKKINKPRLSGWIITSILLLAIISLISPQQLPVVIYKLSLITLAAVLGYWLDRSLFPKARPDQYLCDEGDVTAKNRYPVSRGDQRVFSAIMIRRALIVAAVCIAVAIGL; this is encoded by the coding sequence ATGAAAAAAATAAATAAACCCCGCCTGAGTGGCTGGATCATCACTTCTATTTTACTCCTTGCGATTATCAGTCTTATTTCGCCGCAACAGTTACCGGTTGTCATCTACAAACTTTCTCTGATCACGTTGGCGGCGGTACTGGGCTATTGGCTTGATCGCTCACTGTTTCCTAAAGCCCGCCCCGATCAGTACCTCTGTGATGAAGGTGATGTAACAGCTAAAAACCGTTACCCGGTATCAAGGGGGGATCAACGAGTATTTTCAGCGATCATGATCCGCAGAGCCTTGATTGTCGCCGCGGTATGTATCGCAGTGGCGATAGGTTTATAA
- a CDS encoding lytic transglycosylase domain-containing protein encodes MIACNTAVANPAPASLPYRTDVIRNARIEWGINAPIADFAAQFHQESSWIPSAMSPQGAQGLAQFIPSTARWFSNMIPALRANQPFNPSWAIRALISYDRWLWWRIQAANDCEQMAMTLSAYNGGLKWVQRDQKLAVQKELDHLRWFKQVETVNAGRSQANWRENRHYPQRILHTLAPRYLLWGGSYCVE; translated from the coding sequence ATGATCGCATGCAATACCGCCGTAGCCAATCCGGCACCGGCATCCTTGCCCTATCGAACCGATGTGATCCGTAACGCACGAATCGAATGGGGGATCAATGCCCCTATTGCTGATTTTGCCGCCCAGTTCCACCAAGAAAGTAGCTGGATACCCAGTGCCATGTCACCACAAGGCGCACAAGGGCTTGCACAGTTTATACCGTCTACTGCACGCTGGTTCAGCAATATGATCCCCGCTTTACGTGCTAATCAGCCCTTTAATCCTTCGTGGGCCATTCGGGCATTGATCAGCTACGACCGCTGGTTATGGTGGCGCATCCAAGCGGCTAATGACTGTGAACAGATGGCGATGACCCTTTCAGCCTATAACGGTGGACTAAAATGGGTTCAGCGAGATCAAAAACTGGCAGTTCAAAAAGAGTTAGATCACCTGCGATGGTTCAAACAGGTCGAAACCGTCAATGCAGGACGCTCTCAGGCCAATTGGCGTGAAAATCGCCACTATCCGCAACGGATCCTACATACACTCGCGCCACGTTACCTGCTATGGGGAGGCAGTTATTGTGTGGAATAA
- a CDS encoding anthrax toxin-like adenylyl cyclase domain-containing protein: MMTNSQQHHSFSNFVPVIEGEDAIKASGLVDEHVKQFIKLAKRKDTFFIFRPVNGLSTSLIKQGAATKGMEVHGKSADWGPMAGYIPFDQDLSKQFGNHDAVIKGNANNVHSINDSQGSIKKTILRIDMDRLKELQDKGILNWQPTTGEIIILHKGADTYQFRLNKQDDNNYTVDYRTLPTAASTLNETFTWRPVEVIGKEINGITTPLTADYDLFMVAPKLQNVVDLKTLGGRKHSLKEITQLISEQGLGQIARRQSDTEKGRLPVWLRDDINDLNRVAKEAGYQGGTLVNHGSEMDNPFPEQDQRLFVITPEGKTFLTTRWEDTQQVIRDIHQQGYIVYRNRSYNSLSVTTSSDGQQQVKMIVWGDSLPSLNEFDKYITEFIKIVDSGEILPGLNNIRNVLAEYYLNQDKDLSEQNKKIFIIKGQFKQLLNEHGLKSENIKIALNAMYQCIDIYERIVFTPQLMRLVTQIDHVLSPTSQVTKRFNTMTAEPSVRTELPSVMRDQTPAAPISIFELKRATDGTYILINEVTPNGKIPPDGKYFFVNPIGKNAGKIIVAHEDDAQGHSSLTVRHKDSSVSFVDAESVYYAGELTFSNGELLEWTNESGHYKPPIDHATQMKLDDPSLLSSEKFRAFEVPPKPVDIPPPVPPRPAHTFSVMPSVPVTAPTVRESRPPLSYSGEPTESSIPSILYQIVVVQAHDEDAMRAAGQWLKEDQGRRFLIGMHGEHLNLYSPNGNPADVPQDALQAFRRTIALTPNPSVSMLFIGEKDVSGFVKAEQVAFLPDGTLVVQDDALDEQTEATRWNGQSLDDTQKMILGFINENLTGIRAENIQVKLGQITGISDLDADNEPLPFRSSVTMDYIVPLTTSAEGHIIIQDLVEQAPTPRQTGMPGGNAGFNHPVKPIQPVNLPMTPVPDNLPTKLHRTTELLDQVADGRTTIQSLDMASRDLLTEAFHLSDGQLDSQKLLLHAHSPENRQAWDKAIRQLLQDPATYNEQANLSLQDALAQQQHLHQQQQQRAREFFQAGANTQKVNPGVETNTHLIPPSYSLRKGIDSGRDSDAWSLAFLDAKQAGKTQYDIFSAGLTADAGRRARLIDGSASGSEMAYSDYLHGQFEQLKNSSALSVDNPTIFTRHNVQDLFGATPAAGAYLLKGTHHSVALHIHQSGSGYTYSLYDPQVGSVDLTALSTGEHRPALHGLLDNYLQGTNAAGQTRSQQYGIEKTGTRYAFAAYQVNIEQARALTPLGEFQTSLNNEVAARTLLSSVTLDGVTLPTNILLDMGAIFEGKPRTLEHFTDTDSASLKTLRFRPQQLHDFLTKNNLNDPAFEPGLRLIRQRMNGIDGDTSPLLARGLLQEQKIAKKTLALLGKVNRHTLVNTDGTLTVKPTLMPSLQPKSRWHRVSNVTGYAGLGMSGLGYYLGYKAIAGYEEALKQQGLTPEKRQQLEFERNFAIASINTNFAVDIGQYGLSRMTASMSSSAAKLGDNMATKARFIKVGGAALSLVGVGFDIYGAYRSFSQLATETDPDIRQDLIVSGSLSVAGAAVGLAVTGAFIAGGTAAVAAGPIGLAVGGVLMLAGLGYSAARQVKEIEKHIYLTVDEKWNTGWRVFWGSHPSKAIQDKMAETQRSVYRETCDEFLRNTARSMMRERGITPIYHYVYSGKDFDLVSHPYWQLDSAYVDYYKALASRIEGENLEKEKRRLGREYALEIGDFEATKTGEYYYTPVFKEVDDYVVAASGSIKNAVRFDNLANGAADGIVLFNLGDGNDSAFGYKGRKNTFLGGKGKKHYVGDTLNDLFYLGNDNQGSATSDFEGSRFYGKAGEDTLIIAATPSGISGYSIDLREELVCYYNRGVATNRVAIIRDIEHIMGHATLVDRMVGDAHSHAGTGSG, encoded by the coding sequence ATGATGACAAACAGCCAACAACATCACTCCTTTAGTAATTTTGTTCCAGTTATAGAAGGAGAAGATGCAATTAAAGCATCTGGTCTTGTCGATGAACATGTCAAGCAATTTATTAAACTGGCTAAAAGAAAAGATACTTTTTTTATATTTCGTCCAGTCAATGGCCTTTCGACCTCATTAATTAAGCAAGGCGCTGCAACTAAAGGGATGGAGGTACATGGTAAAAGTGCAGATTGGGGACCGATGGCAGGTTATATTCCCTTTGATCAGGATTTAAGTAAACAGTTTGGTAATCATGATGCCGTTATTAAAGGAAATGCCAATAATGTTCATTCAATTAATGATAGTCAGGGTTCAATCAAGAAAACCATTCTGCGTATTGACATGGATCGATTAAAAGAATTACAAGACAAAGGTATTTTAAATTGGCAGCCTACAACCGGAGAAATAATTATTCTGCATAAAGGAGCTGATACATATCAATTCCGTTTAAATAAACAAGACGACAATAATTATACGGTTGATTATCGAACTTTACCGACTGCTGCTTCAACCTTAAATGAAACTTTTACTTGGCGCCCAGTAGAGGTCATTGGTAAAGAAATCAATGGAATCACTACACCTTTGACAGCAGATTACGATTTGTTTATGGTTGCTCCGAAGCTGCAGAATGTGGTTGATCTTAAAACGTTAGGAGGTAGAAAGCACTCACTAAAAGAAATTACTCAGCTTATTTCTGAGCAGGGCTTGGGGCAAATTGCCAGACGCCAGAGTGATACTGAAAAAGGGCGTTTACCCGTATGGCTCCGTGATGATATCAACGATTTGAATAGAGTGGCCAAAGAAGCAGGTTATCAAGGAGGCACGTTAGTAAACCATGGTTCCGAAATGGATAATCCATTCCCTGAACAAGATCAGCGGTTATTTGTAATAACACCTGAAGGAAAAACTTTTTTAACAACCCGCTGGGAAGATACACAACAGGTTATTAGAGATATTCATCAACAAGGCTATATTGTTTATCGTAATCGTAGTTACAATTCATTATCTGTGACAACCAGCAGTGATGGACAACAACAAGTTAAAATGATTGTATGGGGTGATAGCTTACCTTCATTAAACGAATTTGATAAATATATTACTGAATTCATAAAAATAGTAGACAGCGGAGAAATATTACCAGGATTGAATAATATTCGCAATGTACTGGCTGAATATTATTTAAATCAGGATAAAGATCTCAGTGAGCAAAATAAAAAAATTTTTATTATTAAGGGGCAATTTAAGCAATTACTGAATGAGCATGGTTTAAAGTCAGAAAATATAAAAATTGCGTTAAATGCAATGTATCAATGTATTGATATTTATGAGCGTATAGTTTTCACACCTCAGCTCATGCGCCTCGTGACACAAATTGATCATGTACTCTCACCTACCTCTCAAGTAACCAAAAGATTTAATACAATGACAGCAGAACCTTCTGTAAGGACAGAATTGCCTTCTGTCATGCGTGACCAAACACCCGCTGCGCCAATATCTATCTTTGAACTAAAAAGAGCAACAGATGGAACTTATATCCTAATAAATGAAGTCACACCGAATGGAAAAATACCGCCAGATGGAAAATATTTTTTTGTCAATCCTATCGGAAAAAATGCCGGAAAAATTATAGTCGCTCATGAAGATGATGCACAGGGACATTCATCGCTGACTGTGAGACATAAAGATAGTTCAGTCTCATTTGTAGACGCCGAGAGCGTCTATTATGCTGGAGAGTTAACGTTTAGCAACGGTGAATTGCTAGAATGGACCAACGAGAGCGGGCATTACAAACCTCCCATTGATCACGCAACACAGATGAAACTAGACGATCCAAGCCTACTCTCTTCCGAAAAATTTCGTGCATTTGAAGTCCCACCCAAACCCGTGGATATACCTCCTCCGGTACCACCAAGACCCGCTCATACATTTTCGGTTATGCCTTCCGTTCCCGTTACTGCGCCCACTGTGCGAGAGAGTAGACCTCCGCTATCCTATTCAGGTGAGCCGACTGAGAGCTCGATCCCCTCCATTCTCTACCAAATAGTCGTGGTGCAAGCACATGATGAAGATGCGATGCGTGCGGCGGGACAGTGGCTAAAAGAAGATCAGGGGCGTCGGTTCCTTATCGGTATGCATGGAGAGCATCTAAACCTTTATTCACCGAATGGCAATCCAGCTGATGTGCCACAAGATGCACTGCAAGCATTTAGAAGAACCATAGCCTTGACCCCTAACCCATCTGTGAGCATGCTCTTTATCGGTGAAAAAGACGTGAGCGGATTCGTGAAGGCTGAACAAGTGGCGTTTTTGCCCGATGGCACACTTGTGGTGCAAGATGATGCACTCGATGAACAAACGGAAGCAACACGATGGAATGGGCAATCATTGGACGATACTCAAAAAATGATACTCGGCTTTATTAATGAAAATTTAACCGGCATTCGCGCAGAAAATATCCAGGTTAAATTAGGTCAAATTACTGGGATCAGCGATCTTGACGCAGATAATGAACCTCTACCTTTCCGGAGTTCAGTCACTATGGATTATATCGTTCCACTGACCACGTCTGCTGAAGGCCATATCATTATCCAAGATCTTGTTGAGCAGGCTCCCACACCGAGACAAACCGGCATGCCCGGTGGCAATGCCGGATTTAATCATCCAGTGAAGCCAATCCAGCCTGTTAATCTGCCGATGACGCCAGTTCCCGATAATTTGCCCACTAAACTACATCGGACAACAGAGCTGTTAGATCAGGTAGCCGACGGACGCACAACAATACAATCATTGGACATGGCCTCACGCGACCTTCTCACCGAAGCTTTTCATTTATCCGATGGGCAGTTAGATAGCCAGAAATTACTGCTCCACGCGCATAGTCCGGAAAACCGTCAAGCATGGGATAAGGCTATTCGACAGCTGTTGCAAGATCCTGCAACTTATAATGAGCAAGCAAATTTAAGCCTACAGGACGCCTTAGCGCAACAACAGCACTTACACCAGCAGCAACAACAGCGGGCCCGTGAATTTTTTCAAGCGGGTGCTAATACTCAAAAAGTGAATCCAGGGGTGGAGACTAACACGCACTTGATTCCCCCCTCGTATTCCCTCAGAAAGGGAATCGACAGCGGGCGCGATAGCGATGCCTGGTCTTTGGCTTTTTTAGACGCCAAACAGGCAGGAAAAACACAATATGATATTTTTTCCGCTGGCTTAACTGCCGATGCGGGGCGGCGAGCGCGGCTTATCGATGGCAGTGCTTCGGGGAGTGAAATGGCTTACAGTGATTACCTGCATGGTCAGTTCGAACAGCTAAAAAATAGCTCAGCTCTCTCTGTCGACAATCCGACGATTTTTACCCGTCATAACGTACAGGATTTATTCGGTGCAACGCCTGCCGCAGGGGCTTATTTGTTAAAAGGCACGCACCACTCGGTGGCGTTACATATTCATCAAAGTGGATCCGGTTACACTTATTCATTGTATGATCCTCAGGTGGGGAGTGTTGATTTAACTGCGCTGAGTACGGGCGAACATCGCCCGGCGTTACACGGCCTACTGGACAACTATTTACAAGGGACAAACGCGGCCGGCCAGACGCGTTCTCAGCAGTATGGCATTGAAAAAACAGGCACAAGATACGCTTTTGCTGCCTATCAAGTGAATATTGAACAGGCCCGCGCGCTCACCCCCCTTGGCGAATTTCAAACCTCACTCAATAATGAGGTGGCCGCCCGTACGCTCTTATCCTCTGTCACCCTCGACGGCGTGACGCTGCCCACTAATATCCTCCTGGATATGGGGGCCATTTTTGAGGGCAAACCCAGGACTCTGGAGCATTTTACTGATACTGACAGTGCATCGTTAAAAACCCTTCGCTTTCGGCCTCAACAATTGCACGATTTTTTAACGAAAAATAATCTCAATGATCCGGCTTTTGAACCGGGGCTGCGTCTGATCAGGCAAAGAATGAACGGGATCGATGGGGATACCTCGCCGCTATTAGCACGGGGGTTACTGCAAGAGCAGAAAATTGCAAAAAAGACCTTGGCCTTACTCGGCAAAGTTAATCGCCATACCCTCGTTAACACTGACGGAACGCTTACCGTCAAACCGACACTGATGCCATCGCTGCAGCCAAAAAGTCGCTGGCATCGGGTTAGCAATGTCACTGGCTATGCCGGCTTGGGCATGTCTGGTCTCGGTTATTATTTAGGATATAAAGCTATCGCCGGTTATGAGGAGGCATTAAAGCAGCAGGGATTAACGCCAGAAAAAAGGCAGCAGCTTGAATTTGAGCGTAATTTTGCCATTGCTTCTATTAACACGAATTTCGCCGTTGATATCGGACAATATGGGCTGAGTAGAATGACTGCCTCAATGAGTAGCAGTGCGGCGAAACTCGGTGACAACATGGCGACAAAAGCGCGCTTTATCAAAGTAGGCGGTGCCGCGTTAAGTTTAGTGGGTGTGGGTTTTGATATCTATGGCGCCTATCGATCGTTCTCACAACTGGCTACCGAGACTGACCCAGATATCCGGCAAGATCTGATCGTCTCGGGTAGCCTCTCGGTGGCAGGTGCTGCCGTTGGCCTGGCGGTGACGGGTGCTTTTATCGCCGGCGGTACTGCTGCTGTGGCGGCAGGGCCCATTGGTCTTGCTGTGGGCGGCGTCTTGATGCTGGCAGGTCTAGGCTATTCGGCGGCACGTCAAGTTAAAGAAATAGAGAAACATATTTATTTAACGGTGGATGAAAAATGGAATACCGGCTGGCGGGTATTTTGGGGGAGCCACCCCTCGAAGGCGATACAAGACAAAATGGCTGAAACCCAGCGGTCAGTGTATCGTGAAACTTGTGATGAATTTTTACGCAATACGGCCAGGAGTATGATGAGAGAACGGGGTATCACCCCGATTTACCACTATGTTTACAGTGGTAAAGATTTTGATTTGGTATCGCATCCCTATTGGCAATTAGATAGTGCCTATGTTGATTATTATAAAGCGTTAGCGAGTAGAATCGAGGGAGAAAACCTGGAGAAAGAAAAACGAAGATTAGGACGTGAATACGCATTAGAAATCGGTGATTTTGAGGCCACAAAAACCGGAGAATACTATTACACCCCGGTTTTTAAGGAAGTGGATGATTATGTTGTCGCCGCCTCGGGATCTATAAAAAACGCGGTGCGCTTCGATAATCTGGCAAATGGAGCGGCAGATGGCATCGTTCTGTTTAATCTCGGGGACGGTAACGACAGTGCATTCGGATATAAAGGAAGAAAGAATACCTTCCTCGGCGGGAAAGGGAAGAAGCACTACGTGGGTGATACCTTAAATGATCTATTTTATTTAGGTAATGACAATCAAGGCTCTGCTACCAGCGACTTCGAGGGGAGTCGCTTTTACGGAAAAGCTGGCGAGGATACCCTAATTATTGCAGCAACACCTTCAGGGATTAGCGGTTATTCAATTGATCTTAGAGAAGAATTAGTTTGTTACTACAACAGGGGGGTCGCGACTAATCGGGTAGCAATAATTAGGGATATTGAACACATTATGGGGCACGCGACACTTGTTGATCGCATGGTGGGTGATGCACATTCTCACGCTGGAACAGGGTCGGGCTGA
- a CDS encoding RHS repeat-associated core domain-containing protein has product MTTHFNPNLYRGTPTIKVVDNRGLAVRELQYNRTSEQESVKEGISRSEYNAEGHVINHIDPRLYHAQLTQLSIKPNFTYQSDLVGNALYTDSVDAGCQMILKDIEGRPVWKREARGTEQRWQYETGKNGRLLAVSEQPVGGTADRVIERFIYAPVNEENKKYNLSGRLLHHYNTTGVNTLRSVALTGQPLREACQLLRNIDQPLDWRGEDQTTWNTLLAEETFTTRNRYNAAGKPITHIDAKGNQQGLVYDVAGQLQASRLTIHNQPEQRIVDSLTYSAAGQKLCEISGNGVKTEYRYDPQNLRLINSKTTRQSDRKILQDLHYQHDPVGNILSIEDHAINRRFYKNQEIKAQSRYSYDALYQLSTATGRESYGQRNPQVVTPPPLIGDQNRTVNYSREYTYDSGGNLIQIQHHGANRYTTHINVSQQSNHALFQDGDERQSHQIESLFDAAGNQQQLQYHAEKLMWNSRNQLQQVIRVNRDGNPDDVEKYHYDSTGRRVIKQQFTLTGGTLSQKKVVYLSGLELHTKKRGDEIKESLQVINVGVAGQAQVRVLHWETPPPHGIQNNSLRYSYDNSIGSSQLELDGDGNLISQEEYYPFGGTALWAARSTIEASYKTLRYSGKERDASGLYYYGYRYYQPWIGRWLNADPAGTIDGLNLYRMVRNNPVLLSDQDGLAPPIDINHKEGLQAFTGFANHVKGTLHIPFRDRTLNELAQPFYKEMVNQHDEDLGKLFIEALEQQNESSRSIVAEYHKFAEQGDIMQAASPQQTANMVGVTVNFLTDVHNGGEKTKSIRTDLEHKKRIKPALAATFTDQMVRDGLLLRKIVKCRNTLYATLESKGEIVQEFTAFSGDFDPLTYRFHNLNSEVHYIHGSERDENPAKLYPISTMGGEQPVSRSTDTETKLLEAVHHYIGMNPGDYTLNITSTLRPCHSCAAMLAKFSNDHRMKINMFYVDGK; this is encoded by the coding sequence ATGACAACACATTTTAACCCCAACCTATACCGTGGCACGCCTACTATTAAGGTAGTAGATAACCGCGGGTTAGCCGTGCGTGAACTGCAATACAATCGCACCAGCGAACAAGAAAGCGTAAAAGAAGGCATTAGCCGCAGTGAATATAATGCCGAGGGGCATGTGATCAACCATATCGACCCTCGGTTATATCACGCGCAATTAACACAGTTATCGATAAAACCTAACTTCACTTACCAATCTGACCTGGTTGGCAATGCGCTGTACACTGACAGTGTTGATGCCGGTTGTCAGATGATACTCAAGGACATTGAGGGTCGTCCCGTGTGGAAAAGAGAAGCGCGTGGCACAGAACAGCGCTGGCAATATGAAACAGGAAAAAATGGACGTCTCCTGGCGGTGTCTGAGCAGCCAGTAGGGGGCACGGCGGATCGGGTGATTGAACGTTTTATCTACGCGCCAGTGAACGAAGAAAATAAAAAATACAATTTGTCCGGCCGATTGTTGCACCACTACAACACGACAGGTGTCAACACCTTGAGAAGTGTGGCGTTAACCGGCCAGCCGTTACGTGAAGCATGTCAGCTACTCCGTAATATCGATCAGCCGCTGGACTGGCGGGGAGAAGATCAAACCACCTGGAATACCTTGTTAGCAGAAGAGACGTTCACCACCCGCAACCGCTATAACGCCGCGGGCAAGCCGATCACGCACATCGATGCGAAAGGGAATCAGCAAGGTTTGGTGTACGATGTGGCAGGCCAACTGCAAGCAAGCCGGTTAACGATACATAATCAACCCGAACAACGCATAGTCGATTCATTAACCTACTCAGCCGCCGGACAAAAATTGTGCGAAATCAGTGGTAATGGGGTGAAAACCGAATACCGCTACGACCCACAGAACTTACGGCTCATCAACAGCAAAACCACACGGCAAAGTGATAGAAAAATTCTACAAGACTTACACTACCAACACGATCCCGTTGGCAATATTCTCAGTATTGAAGATCACGCGATTAACCGCCGATTTTACAAAAATCAGGAAATAAAAGCGCAAAGCCGCTACAGCTACGATGCACTCTATCAACTGAGCACAGCGACAGGTCGTGAGTCGTATGGACAAAGGAACCCACAAGTTGTTACGCCACCGCCCCTCATTGGCGATCAAAATCGCACGGTCAACTACAGCCGTGAATACACCTACGACAGCGGAGGGAATTTAATTCAGATCCAGCATCATGGCGCGAATCGGTATACCACCCATATCAACGTTTCTCAGCAATCTAATCACGCACTGTTTCAAGATGGCGATGAGCGGCAATCACATCAGATAGAATCGCTTTTCGATGCGGCAGGCAATCAACAACAACTGCAATATCACGCCGAAAAATTAATGTGGAATAGCCGTAATCAACTACAGCAGGTCATACGTGTTAACCGTGATGGAAACCCCGATGATGTAGAAAAGTATCACTATGACAGCACGGGGCGACGGGTGATCAAACAACAGTTCACATTGACCGGTGGAACACTGTCTCAGAAAAAAGTGGTCTACCTGTCTGGCCTGGAACTGCATACAAAAAAGAGGGGCGATGAGATAAAAGAATCACTGCAGGTGATCAATGTGGGTGTCGCGGGGCAGGCACAAGTACGCGTACTCCATTGGGAAACGCCCCCACCGCATGGGATCCAGAATAACTCCCTTCGCTACAGCTACGACAACTCGATTGGCAGCAGTCAACTGGAACTGGACGGTGACGGTAATCTTATCAGCCAGGAAGAATATTACCCCTTTGGTGGCACCGCACTGTGGGCAGCACGCAGTACAATCGAAGCCAGTTACAAAACCCTGCGTTATTCGGGTAAAGAGCGGGATGCTTCAGGGCTTTACTACTACGGTTACCGTTATTACCAACCGTGGATCGGCCGCTGGCTCAACGCTGATCCTGCTGGCACCATCGATGGCCTAAACTTATATCGCATGGTCAGGAATAACCCTGTGTTATTGTCTGACCAAGATGGATTAGCACCCCCAATCGATATTAATCATAAAGAGGGTCTCCAGGCTTTTACCGGGTTCGCCAACCATGTAAAAGGAACACTGCACATCCCTTTCCGTGACAGAACATTAAACGAACTAGCACAACCATTTTATAAAGAAATGGTAAACCAACACGACGAGGATTTAGGCAAATTGTTCATAGAAGCTCTGGAACAACAAAATGAATCATCCAGGAGTATCGTTGCCGAATATCATAAATTTGCTGAGCAAGGCGATATTATGCAGGCAGCGTCCCCTCAACAGACAGCGAATATGGTAGGCGTAACAGTAAACTTTCTGACAGACGTACACAATGGAGGCGAAAAAACAAAGAGCATTCGTACAGATCTTGAACACAAGAAAAGAATAAAACCTGCTCTGGCGGCAACATTTACAGATCAGATGGTACGTGATGGCCTATTGCTAAGAAAAATAGTGAAATGCCGTAATACCCTGTATGCAACCCTTGAGTCAAAAGGAGAAATCGTACAAGAATTCACGGCATTTTCTGGTGACTTTGACCCGCTAACTTATCGATTCCACAATTTAAACTCAGAGGTTCACTATATTCACGGCAGTGAGCGAGACGAAAATCCTGCTAAGTTATATCCGATTTCTACCATGGGCGGGGAACAACCGGTTTCGAGAAGTACGGATACTGAAACAAAATTGTTAGAAGCCGTGCACCACTATATCGGTATGAATCCAGGAGATTATACATTGAATATCACGTCAACCCTGAGGCCCTGCCATTCCTGTGCAGCCATGCTCGCCAAGTTTTCTAACGACCATAGAATGAAAATTAATATGTTTTATGTAGATGGTAAATAA
- a CDS encoding ISAs1 family transposase, which translates to MSILKQLALIPDPRKDINIKHHLLDVIFLFFADVLSGASGWKSIQDFGEAQLDWLKKYGSYHGESPRRHCIAKIINALDTNLLIQSLFLWINERRQRAGKTLLAIDGKTLRRTWSEEICTALHVVSAYDVDAGITLYQKAANNKGKEGELARQSIDALALDNAIVTLDSLHCQTSTSSLITQRKGNFVVQLKATQKKLFEQVKQQFAFAYDSDKLHEYTQTNQGHGRIEKRTVMQINAELPNELKAKWPTIRTFIEVASERTKNNVTHCRSRWYVSSLTLNAEQAAQAIRLHWGIENQLHWVLDVVFREDELLIKAPDGAAHVALFNRVALGVIKQHKGKQDSIASKRRRAAWSADFRSKLIFG; encoded by the coding sequence ATGAGTATTTTAAAGCAATTAGCCCTGATCCCTGACCCGCGTAAAGATATTAATATCAAACATCACCTGCTCGATGTTATTTTCCTGTTTTTTGCCGACGTGTTAAGTGGGGCCTCGGGATGGAAATCCATCCAGGATTTTGGCGAAGCTCAGCTCGATTGGCTAAAAAAATATGGCTCTTATCATGGTGAGAGCCCACGTCGTCATTGTATTGCTAAAATCATCAATGCATTAGATACAAATTTGCTGATTCAATCCTTGTTTTTATGGATTAACGAACGACGCCAACGAGCCGGTAAGACGTTGCTCGCCATCGACGGTAAAACCTTGCGGAGAACCTGGTCTGAAGAGATTTGCACTGCGCTGCATGTGGTGAGTGCCTATGATGTTGATGCTGGTATTACGCTTTATCAAAAAGCGGCGAACAATAAGGGAAAAGAAGGAGAATTAGCCCGTCAGAGCATTGACGCGTTAGCGCTGGATAATGCTATTGTGACGCTCGATTCATTGCATTGCCAAACCTCAACTTCATCACTTATCACGCAACGTAAAGGCAATTTTGTGGTGCAGCTTAAAGCGACTCAAAAGAAGCTGTTTGAACAGGTAAAACAGCAATTTGCTTTTGCCTATGATAGCGATAAATTGCACGAATATACGCAGACTAATCAGGGGCATGGCCGGATAGAAAAACGTACGGTTATGCAAATTAATGCGGAATTACCCAATGAATTAAAAGCGAAATGGCCTACCATTCGTACTTTCATTGAGGTCGCTAGTGAACGAACAAAAAATAATGTCACCCACTGTCGGTCACGTTGGTATGTCAGCTCATTAACGCTGAATGCAGAACAAGCGGCACAGGCAATTCGGCTGCATTGGGGGATAGAAAATCAACTTCACTGGGTATTGGATGTGGTGTTTAGAGAAGATGAACTCTTGATAAAAGCTCCGGATGGAGCAGCCCATGTCGCTCTTTTCAATCGCGTCGCGTTGGGTGTGATTAAACAGCACAAAGGTAAACAAGATAGTATTGCCAGTAAACGTAGACGTGCCGCCTGGTCAGCCGATTTTCGTAGTAAACTTATTTTTGGTTAA
- a CDS encoding antiterminator Q family protein yields MRDINLILERWGTWARYSSRMDYSPIAAGFKGLFPASPNKTISCSDDDGMIIDHAVGRLKAVRKPEELTLILAHYVYCIPKRVIAKKWKCSESEIRRKIQVAEGFIDGCLAMKHVCLHMDPYVQKKGVQTDIIGKINTYASGSVR; encoded by the coding sequence ATGAGAGATATAAATTTAATACTAGAGCGTTGGGGGACTTGGGCAAGATATAGTTCAAGGATGGATTATTCACCTATCGCGGCGGGATTTAAAGGACTCTTTCCAGCGAGTCCAAATAAAACAATTTCATGCAGTGACGATGATGGAATGATTATTGATCATGCGGTAGGACGTTTAAAAGCAGTGCGTAAACCGGAAGAATTAACGCTTATTCTGGCACATTATGTTTATTGTATCCCTAAACGCGTCATCGCTAAAAAATGGAAATGCTCCGAAAGTGAAATCCGCAGAAAAATACAAGTCGCGGAAGGCTTTATCGATGGTTGCCTGGCAATGAAGCACGTTTGTCTTCATATGGATCCTTATGTTCAAAAAAAAGGCGTGCAAACGGACATCATTGGCAAAATAAATACGTACGCTAGTGGAAGTGTACGTTGA